The DNA segment GGCGCAATTCCTCCGACTGCATGGGTTCGGGCATTATGAGCGCATCTAATATTCGCCTGAGTCTGGCGGGCGCGATCCGGTAATACGGGCCGGAAAGCCAAGGGGTTCATGGACATAGTCTAGACCACATGCCAGCGGCGCACCATGGCAGGTTTTGCCGGTCCGGGCGGTGTGCTTCGCCCGTGCATGTAGTAGGCTTGCTGAAAATGAGGGAGGGCAGGATGACCGACATGAACCGGCAATGGTGCGTTGCCGACGCGCCCGGCGGCAGCGGATTGGGGCTGACTCACGAGCAGTTTGAGTACCGCGAGGCGGCCATTCCGGAGCCGCGTGACGGCGAGGTCCTGATCCGCAATGTCTATTTCTCGTGTGATCCCATGAACCATGCCTGGGTCAAGGGGATGGAGGAACGGTTTCGGGCCATTCCCATCGGTCAGCCCATGTGCGGCGGCGTCGCGGGACGCGTCGTGGCATCGCGCCATCCGGATTTCAAGCCGGGGGACGCGGTGACCGGCTTTCTCGAGTTCGCCGATTACGTCACCACGGGCGCCTTCGACCGCACTGGTACACCGCTGCAGCGTATTCCTACGGACTTTTCGCTGGCGTCGGGCCTTGCGACGCTGGGCATGACCGGCCTGTGCGCCTATTTCGGTCTCGCGGACATCGGCAAGCCCACGCTTGGTGACACAGTCGTGGTTTCCGGCGCGGCGGGCGCCATCGGCACCATCGCGGGCCAGCTCGCGAAGCTGAGCGGCGCCCGGGTCATCGGCATTGCCGGCGGCGGGTCCAAATGCGCCATGCTGACCGGTGAACTGGGCTTCGACGCGGCCATCGACTACAAGGCCGAGGATGTGGCGGCGCGCATGGCGGAATTGGCGCCGCGCGGCATCGATGTCTTCTTCGACAATGTGGGCGGCGGCATTCTGGACGCGGCGCTGGCCAACATGGCCCATGGCGGGCGCATCGTCATCTGCGGCGGCATCGCCGGATACAACGCGCAGGCGCCGGGTTTGCATAACCACATGGCGCTCGCCATGCGCGGCTGCACCATGGCGGGATTTTTCTTCTTCGATCATGTTGGGCGGTTCGCCGAGGGCGTGGCCCGGCTCGCCGACTGGATGCGGGGTGGTCATATAAAGGAAGTCCTCGATATCGCCGATGGCTTCGACAAGGTTCCGGAAGCGGCGCTGGGTCAGTTCATGGGCGCCAACCGGGGTAAGCAGCTCGTCAAGATCGTCGAAGATCCTGGAACATGAACGCCAGATAAACAGATGCCGATAGAATTATTTGAAAAATCTCCGAAGGGTTTTCCGAAGAGCTGCGTTAAAGGCAAGGTCTAACGAAGACGATCACGGAGAGAAAACATGGCTAATAAGGTTCTGATCACGGCGCTGGTCACGGGTTTCGCAATGACGTCCGGTGTGGGCGCGGCGTTTGCCGGTTCTCATGAGGGCCATGGTCCCGGCGGGCACAAGACCAAGATGCTCGAGATGCTGGACACCAACAAGGATGGCTCCATCAGCAAGGCGGAATTCGAGGCCAAGCGCGGCAATGAATTCTCGGCGGCCGACGCCAACAAGGACGGCGCGGTCACGCCGGCTGAACTCACGGCCTATCACGAAAAGAAGATGGAAGAGCGCAAGGCCGAACGCCAGAAGCGCATGTTCGACCGCCTCGACACGAACAAGGACGGCAAGGTCTCCAAGGAGGAGTTCGCGGCCGGCGGCATGTTCGAGCGGATGGACAAGAACAAAGACGGCAAGATCACCGCTGACGAAATGCAGTGGAAGGGCAAGCGCGGTCACGGCCACGGCGGCCATGACAAGGACGGCCCCGACAAGGACGGTCCTGACGGGGACGATGCCGCTGAATAATCCGGCATTGCCGTGACGGAATCGGGCGCCCGGCCATGGCCGGGCGCCCTTTTCGTTTGTGCGCTCGCTTGGTCCGGCGGCGCGGGCGTGGCATCCTCTCGCTTCATCGCAGGAGACGCTTCATGCCACGGATTACCGCCAACGGCCTCGCCATCGAATATGACGAACGCGGCCCGGCCGACGCACCCGCCATTCTGTTGGTCATGGGGCTCGGCGCGCAGATGCTGCTCTGGCCCGACCGGTTCTGCAGTGGGCTCGCCGAGCGGGGATACCGGGTCATCCGCTTCGACAACCGCGACATCGGCCTCTCCCAGAAGCTGGACAGCGCGGGCATCCCCGATCTGGCGGCCCTCGGCAAGGCGCTGGCGGCGGGCGAGGCGGTGAGCGTGCCCTATCTGCTCGCCGACATGGCCGCCGACGCGGCCGGTGTTCTGGACGAGCTCGGCGTCGGCAAGGCGCATGTGGTCGGCGCCAGCATGGGCGGCATGATCGCCCAGCTCGTCGCGGCCCGATATCCCGGCCGGGTCCGTTCGCTGACTTCCATCATGTCGACCAGTGGCCGCCCCGGTTTGCCACCCGGCGCTCCCGAGGCGACGGCGGCGCTCATGTCGCGACCGGCTGGCTTCGACCGCCAATCGGTGGTGGATCATGGCGTCAAGCTGGCCAAGGTCATCGGAAGTCCCGGATATCCGGTCCCGGACGAGATCGTCCGTTCGTTCACGGAAAAACTCTACGACCGCTCGTTCTATCCCCTAGGCATGCTACGGCAATATGCCGCCATCATGGCGTCCGGTTCCCGAGAGACGGTGCTGCCCGGCATCGCGGCGCCGGCGCTGGTCATACACGGCGATGCCGATCCGCTGCTGCCGCTCGCCCATGGCGAGGATACCGCCCGACTGATCCCCGGCGCGAGGCTGGAGGTGATCGAGGGCATGGGGCACAATTTCCCGCCGCAGCTCAATGACCGGCTGGCCGATCTGATCGCCGCTCACGCCGGGGCGGCGTGACGGCTACAGGCCGGCGGTGGCGGCAAGTCGGGCGACGAGGTTCCTGAGCTGCCGCATCCCGCATTCCGTCCCGGCCTCGCCGGACATGCCATCGCCGTCGGCATCCTGTCCCTGGTCGAGCTGAGCAAGGCGTGCGGCGATGAGCTGATGGTCGGCGCCGGGCGCGCGGGCAAAAGCCGCGAGTGCCAGCGCCCGATCGACCATGCCGTCGGCGCATGCCTCTGCGCGGACCGCTGTGGCCTTGAGGCCTTCCGCGCCCTTGCCTTGAGCCGCCAGAGCGGCATTCGCCGCGATGGCGGCCACGGAGCGGACAAAACCGCCATCGTCGGCGTCCAGTTCCGCCGCCGCGTTTTCCGGTTTGGCGATGGCGGCCCGCAGGTGACTTTCCGCCCGATCCAGCAGTGCGAGACCGCCCGGGGTCGCGGGCGACCCGCGCACTATGTTGATGATGGGCTGCCGGTCAATTTCCTGCGCCATGGCCGCCTGCGGGAGCAGGAGAAGGGCGATGAGCGGGAGTCGGGTCATGCGCCGATCACATGCAACGCGACCTCGCGCCGGTGCGGCCGGTCACGGTGTTCGAACACGTAGATCCCCTGCCAAGCGCCCAGTACCATGCGGCCCTTCGACACAGGAATGGACAGCTGCGTTTGCGTCAGCGCTGCGCGAATATGCGCGGGCATGTCGTCCGGCCCTTCGGCATCGTGGCGATAAGGCACCGCCCGGGGCGCGATCCGCGCGAAGAAATCCTGCAGGTCACGCAACACGTCTGGATCGGCGTTCTCCTGGATCGTCAGCGAGGCGGAAGTGTGCCGGATGAACAGGGTGAGCAGACCATCGGACAAGGGCTGGCCAGAGAGCCAGCCCTTGACGGGGGATGTAATGTCGATGAGGCCGGGACCCGGGGTCGGGATCGTCAAACTGGTCTGGAACTGCTTCACCCGGAACCCCGGCGCTGCCTCTACTGGGCGGCAGGGTGCGACATGGCGCGCAGGGTGTCCAGCACCCATGTCTCGCGCGCGGGGTCTTCCGGCGAGGCGAACGATACCGCGAGAACGTCGCTCGTTACCGTCCCGGTGACGACGGGAGTCGCCAGCACGTTGCGGTCCAGCAGGGTGGCGATCTGGCGGCCGGCGTTGGCGTTGGTCAGGGCCGCGACCATCTGGCTGCCTTCCGGGCTCAGCTTCAGCATCAGGGCGGCGGCGCCGCGGTTGTTCTGCGCCTCTGAGACCGCCTCGATCTTGTCGGACAGATCAATGGACGTGCCCACCGCCCAGATATCCACCCTGTCAGGCGCTTCCAGCGCGTCGATCTCGTCCATGGCCACGCCGCTCTCCACCAGCGGGATCAGGCCGGCGTCGGCATAGAGGTCTTCGTCGGGGGAAACTTCGCGGAGCACGCGGTTGCCGCGCACGATCAGCAGGGTATCGCCGTCATGGGCGTCGAGAAAGGTCTCGAGCCTTCCTGTATCCACATCGCCGGGACGCGCGACCGGGCCAAGTTCTGCCTCGTTGCCGGCAAGATCGAGCTGGCCGGGCGTGAACGAGAACATGCCTTCGACAGGCGCCATGTAGAGGCGGTTTTCCTCGGCATGGGCGGCGGACATGGAGGCCGTGCCGAGAAGGACGACGGCGAGAAGGGTGCGGATCATGGCGCTACTCCAGAAGGGATGGCTGCTGTCTGAACGTCTTCCATGCAGCCAAGTTCCGCCGGCGCAACGATCCATCTCAGCGCTGGAGGAACCGCGTTCCCGGCGGCGGCGGATCTTCCGGCGCGCCCGCGAAACACTGCGCCATGGCCATCCAGCGCCC comes from the Iodidimonas sp. SYSU 1G8 genome and includes:
- a CDS encoding NADP-dependent oxidoreductase, translated to MTDMNRQWCVADAPGGSGLGLTHEQFEYREAAIPEPRDGEVLIRNVYFSCDPMNHAWVKGMEERFRAIPIGQPMCGGVAGRVVASRHPDFKPGDAVTGFLEFADYVTTGAFDRTGTPLQRIPTDFSLASGLATLGMTGLCAYFGLADIGKPTLGDTVVVSGAAGAIGTIAGQLAKLSGARVIGIAGGGSKCAMLTGELGFDAAIDYKAEDVAARMAELAPRGIDVFFDNVGGGILDAALANMAHGGRIVICGGIAGYNAQAPGLHNHMALAMRGCTMAGFFFFDHVGRFAEGVARLADWMRGGHIKEVLDIADGFDKVPEAALGQFMGANRGKQLVKIVEDPGT
- a CDS encoding EF-hand domain-containing protein: MANKVLITALVTGFAMTSGVGAAFAGSHEGHGPGGHKTKMLEMLDTNKDGSISKAEFEAKRGNEFSAADANKDGAVTPAELTAYHEKKMEERKAERQKRMFDRLDTNKDGKVSKEEFAAGGMFERMDKNKDGKITADEMQWKGKRGHGHGGHDKDGPDKDGPDGDDAAE
- a CDS encoding alpha/beta hydrolase, whose product is MPRITANGLAIEYDERGPADAPAILLVMGLGAQMLLWPDRFCSGLAERGYRVIRFDNRDIGLSQKLDSAGIPDLAALGKALAAGEAVSVPYLLADMAADAAGVLDELGVGKAHVVGASMGGMIAQLVAARYPGRVRSLTSIMSTSGRPGLPPGAPEATAALMSRPAGFDRQSVVDHGVKLAKVIGSPGYPVPDEIVRSFTEKLYDRSFYPLGMLRQYAAIMASGSRETVLPGIAAPALVIHGDADPLLPLAHGEDTARLIPGARLEVIEGMGHNFPPQLNDRLADLIAAHAGAA
- a CDS encoding secondary thiamine-phosphate synthase enzyme YjbQ gives rise to the protein MKQFQTSLTIPTPGPGLIDITSPVKGWLSGQPLSDGLLTLFIRHTSASLTIQENADPDVLRDLQDFFARIAPRAVPYRHDAEGPDDMPAHIRAALTQTQLSIPVSKGRMVLGAWQGIYVFEHRDRPHRREVALHVIGA